Sequence from the Mytilus galloprovincialis chromosome 10, xbMytGall1.hap1.1, whole genome shotgun sequence genome:
AAAATAGGTAAGGATTTCTATGTTTAGGTTTTAGCATTTCTAATGAAGGTGAATCCCAAAAAGCGCTTGTACACTTACAGGGCATTCAATAACTTTTCAGTGAACAGGATGTTTACTGTTTTGAGGCGGCTGAaccaaaagggggggggtcagTGGGGGCTTGCCCCCCCGAAAAAATTTTTGACCTTACATTGAAAATGGTGCACTCTGAGGCATTTTCAAACTATTTACAAATGCATGACAAATGGGGTTTCATAGGAATGATATCTGTTTTTTTAGATTGTAAGGTCAATCTTGTGATATTGCGTATTAAAATacgacaaataaaaatatttcaaaaataatcttGTTGTATTACCAGATTTTGCGAGAAATAAGAAAGCAATGGAGCGTCAGCATTAACCATTCATACCAAGAAACAACATAAATACAAGAAAATATAAACTATCCAAACATATAGCCGACTTTATGGCAtggagttttctcattgttgaaggccatagggTTGCCTATATTTgatacatccactttatttgaactttagtagatagttgtctcaattgcaatcataccactcctccttttttatatgaaacacAAGCTGCCATTGTCTGTTCATGTGCTTAGGAAGACCAGGCTAGGGTAAGCAAAACTTCCAACTTAAACCCTTACAATTTCACCCTATATCTAGCATATTCAGAATATGCTGcacataattaaaaatatttgtcaaaaaaaatcaccataaagGGTAGATATTATTAGTGTTTTACTAGGAAATTTTGCTTACCCTGGCCATGTTGGGCACATATACACACAGTGACAACTTATTTTAATGTAGACAAACATATTGTGACATAGTCAAGACTTGAGAGGCAATGAAAACAAATTAgatttgttagattttttttcagcACTTCAATCAAAACACAAGTATCAGAGAGTCACATTGTCATAGTCAAACTCATCAGAGTCTTCACTTTCATTGTCATCTTCCTCACTGTCATCATCTTGGAAGCCGGTTAGATTGAGCAGCTTTAAAATGTGTGACATTTTTGACCTCACCCGTCCCATTTCTTCTTCATCGTTTTCGTTCAAATTGGCTTGGACACCTGCATCCGCAGTTTCCATCACTTCTGCAGGAGCAGTTGTCACGACTTTAGCAACTGCAAGGCCCTTAAGTTTTCTCCTTGGTTTTGACTTGTACCAATTGTCAACACAATTATTGACCAGCTCTGTTGCCTCTTTCACTGGAGGTCCATTTATAGATACCTGTAGCAATCCTGAAAGTATGTTATCTTTTAATGTACTTCTTAGACGTGTCTTGATACGCTTCACTGCCGAAGCTCCACGTTCAGGCCAGGCATTGCTGACTGGCAAGGATAGTATAATTGCAGCTATGTGGGATAATCTTGGGAAAATATACCCTTTGTCTGATGGATTTCGTAAGTTCAGTAATCTTTTTAAGACAACGTCTGTTGTCTTTTTCTCCTGGCCTGCTTCAAGTACATCTTTTTTAAGCCTTAAAATATGGTACTTGAAGCTCATCCATTCAGCCGAAAGTTCATTCCTTGCCTCCTCATCTCCAGCTAAAAAGTGTGAGCCCAAATCATCTATCTTTTCATCTCCATAATGCTTAAATGTTGGTTCTATTTTATCTGGAAGGAGACAAGGATCAAACACACTAAAAGCAGCCAAAATTGGTGCTGCCTCATCAAATCTTTCATCCaagttgtttattaaggcttcaACATACTTGGCCATCTTTCCTGTTGCTTCCTTTAACTGAGCCTCAGTGGGTGTTAACTCTAAAAATCCAAGTCTTTCAATACCTCCGGTTTCTTTGATAATTGCTGTTTTTACTTTTTCTGTCAAATTACTGTCTTTAAGTGCATCTTTAGCTTCCAGGATGCAAGGTTGTATGCATGCATAATTGATTGTTCCAGCTTGAAAGGTTTTGCTCAGTTTTGCAAGAATTGGCAAGATTTCTTTAAGAATGAAAATGCTTGTAACAAATCTtacatttttcatcttttttaaaagGCCTGTGGCAACAACATCTTTCTCAAGCAATGACAAACATTGCATTATTGATGGAAAGTCATCATAACATCCCTGAACTGCTGCATTAAATGACAGCCATCTGGTTGAGCATGCCTTTTTTACTTTGTGGACAATTGAGATCCTTGAAGTTTTTGGTAGTTGTTCATTGCATTTTGCCATTTCCATCTGGACTCTAACCAAGGTTGCAGTCTGTTTAGGAGAATCTTCAAAAAATTTCCAAAGATATCGAAGTATGTCTGATGTGTCAGCTACAAATTTGCAGTCTTTGTTTGAATCTGTACATGCCAGCGCTAGTCGATGACATATGCAGTGGACTGACACAACTGTTGGATGTTCCTTTTTAATTCTAGCAGCAAGTCCATTCTTTTTGCCTGTCATGGTGCTGGCTCCATCAGTTACAAGTCCACACAAATTGCTtccatttatatcttttatacaGTCCTTTAGTACTTGGTGAAGAGTTGCACTGTCAGCTGATACAGAATTAGAAAGGACATCACGTGATTCCAAAAAGTTAACAACAGGGCTGCCAAATTCGTCAAGGTACAGGATGAAAACCACCATTTGACATTTAACTGATATATCTGTTACTTCATCAACTAAAATACTGAATACAGGTGAATTATTCACTTTATCTACTATCTTCTTTCTTAATGTGTCTCCAATCAATAAGAAAATTTCCTGCAAAGAACCTTGAGATCTGTGATCAAAAAACTTCATGGAATCAAGTCCAGACTGTTCAATTAATGAAATGAGGGATACAAACTTCTTATTTGGTAGTTCTTCCTTCATAAGCCAATATGCAGCGAGGAAAGCTTTTTTCTGAACATCTTCTCCAACTCTTTCTTTCTCTGTGATTTCTTTATGGAAAAATGACACCCTTCTTGTCATTTCAGTTGCTATGGCTTCCTTGTGATTAGCAGACTTTGCATGGTCATCAACTGCTTGTTTTTTGAATCGCTTGGCTCCTGTTACATAATGGTTTTTTCCAGATGTTAGAATATTGTGCACCTTGCAGAGAAGACAAAACATTCCAACTCCCTCCTCATAAATGAGCCACCAATACCCAGAAGACTCACAGTATGACATTTCTCTACTCAACCATTGATGTTGAAATTTGTCTCGTATACCTTTCTGTGCGTCTTGGTCATTTTTGCTGATATTGACACAGCCTCTTTCTAAGCACAATTGGTGGTTATGAAGAAAATCTAGTCTATCATCATGAAAACAGTTTTTAATAATTGGAATCACATCAGATTGAACACGTCTTAAATTTTTTTTGACTTCAGTGTGTTTGATGTCAGAACTTTGGTATGATGATGAGATTTGTGAGCCAGTTGTAGTTGAACAAGTTGAAGATGTGGAACATGTGGTTGAAGAGATTGGCGTTGAACAAGTGATTGAAGTGGTTGAAGTGGTTTCATTTTTACCATGTTCTTCATCAGTACCAACTGTAATTTGATCTGAAATGGAGaatgatatatattaattttaatttatataaaatgattaatcttaatttaatataattgtgttttaaaTAAGGACataattctgaagaaaaaaacagTCACAAAATCAAGTAGAATTTTATAGTGTAAAATTTATAGCAAGAGGGTATGATTATTATATGTACACTTAAGAAGATGCATCTACAagtcaaatattaataaaatctcATGTATGCCCTGCTTTCACTACAGGATATTGACCATAACTAAAACATACGGCAGACATATGGACATTGTTGGACATCTTATAAAAGATATAATGGAGACATGTTTTTTAACAGTCTATATAAAAAAGCGGACATGtaaaagctctgtgttgaaggccctactcatatacatcttcttatatttatgttAATACCTATACATATATGTCACCTGCAAATGTGACGATTTCAAGTTTTGAGAAAAGGAATATTATTTTCACGTGTTCTGTTTCAATAAAAACATGCATACCTGGCCGGGAAAGGACatatatgaggggggataggtcctttatcaggactccgggatcagtatttttaagcccgggatttcgggattgaccctttcgggatccaggaattctttttttccaatttcgggacctcaggatttcgggattttaagcccgggatttcgggatctggtgtttttaagctcgggatttcgggatcaggacctcTTCTACCCCCTCTCATATATGCTGAAGTGGGAAAATTTCCACCCTCTTCTTAGCCAGCACTTTTAACCAAGGCTTCCGATTAAGATCAGtctatgtaaaaaatataaggCAGGACCCATTCTAATGTTGGTACTTTTTTCCACGAGTGGGCTAATGTCATGATCAGCAAGGGGGAAAATATAACTGGAAAAAAAATAAGAGAGCCTTTTCCTTAGCCTGGACATTTACCCTCTTTCCTGCTTTCTCAGTAAAACTTGAGGAGAAAGGTCCAActataattaaaaaatgaaaagcatTCCTCCTATCATAGGTGATTTTTttcggggttcgtatg
This genomic interval carries:
- the LOC143048799 gene encoding zinc finger protein 862-like codes for the protein MTRRVSFFHKEITEKERVGEDVQKKAFLAAYWLMKEELPNKKFVSLISLIEQSGLDSMKFFDHRSQGSLQEIFLLIGDTLRKKIVDKVNNSPVFSILVDEVTDISVKCQMVVFILYLDEFGSPVVNFLESRDVLSNSVSADSATLHQVLKDCIKDINGSNLCGLVTDGASTMTGKKNGLAARIKKEHPTVVSVHCICHRLALACTDSNKDCKFVADTSDILRYLWKFFEDSPKQTATLVRVQMEMAKCNEQLPKTSRISIVHKVKKACSTRWLSFNAAVQGCYDDFPSIMQCLSLLEKDVVATGLLKKMKNVRFVTSIFILKEILPILAKLSKTFQAGTINYACIQPCILEAKDALKDSNLTEKVKTAIIKETGGIERLGFLELTPTEAQLKEATGKMAKYVEALINNLDERFDEAAPILAAFSVFDPCLLPDKIEPTFKHYGDEKIDDLGSHFLAGDEEARNELSAEWMSFKYHILRLKKDVLEAGQEKKTTDVVLKRLLNLRNPSDKGYIFPRLSHIAAIILSLPVSNAWPERGASAVKRIKTRLRSTLKDNILSGLLQVSINGPPVKEATELVNNCVDNWYKSKPRRKLKGLAVAKVVTTAPAEVMETADAGVQANLNENDEEEMGRVRSKMSHILKLLNLTGFQDDDSEEDDNESEDSDEFDYDNVTL